A window of Hymenobacter aerilatus contains these coding sequences:
- a CDS encoding glycine zipper domain-containing protein, which translates to MKKASYVFLLVLFLFAAVRPEAHAQKKISTQAKGTIIGAGAGALGGALIHKRNRAAGGVVGGVVGAGAGYAVGKHIDNKQKERARIAAANRAAAQRAAAARAAAARKASAPSGVAAAPAAMALTSASAAQPAAAGAVLANGYLVNTTYGERDTPYPTSEYRRKSW; encoded by the coding sequence ATGAAAAAGGCCAGTTATGTCTTCTTGCTCGTGCTCTTCTTATTTGCGGCAGTGCGGCCCGAGGCTCATGCTCAGAAGAAAATCAGCACGCAGGCCAAAGGCACCATCATTGGTGCGGGCGCGGGTGCTTTGGGCGGCGCCCTGATTCATAAGCGCAACCGGGCCGCAGGTGGGGTAGTAGGGGGCGTGGTAGGCGCCGGCGCCGGCTATGCCGTGGGCAAGCACATCGACAACAAGCAGAAAGAGCGTGCCCGCATTGCGGCAGCCAACCGCGCAGCAGCCCAACGCGCCGCCGCCGCTCGTGCCGCTGCCGCGCGCAAGGCTTCTGCTCCCAGCGGGGTGGCCGCTGCTCCCGCTGCTATGGCGCTTACTTCGGCTTCGGCGGCTCAGCCAGCGGCGGCTGGCGCCGTATTGGCCAATGGCTATCTGGTGAATACCACGTACGGGGAGCGGGATACGCCTTATCCCACTTCTGAGTATCGTCGCAAGAGCTGGTAA
- a CDS encoding YybH family protein, with protein MRILFGLLLGGALASCSSDKAPDTANVQSLNQQFIGAWNSKNAAQLDSLLADDVQFVQGETHFKGKAEVSDKWVKATIGTIANLKTYTASSSADTQLAYDAGTFTAEVLPEETGGPAGVGEGNYMLLWKKDAANKWKLGYAQLEGLPVQVK; from the coding sequence ATGAGAATTCTTTTTGGTCTGCTACTCGGGGGCGCGCTGGCGTCGTGCTCTTCCGATAAAGCCCCCGACACTGCAAATGTGCAAAGCCTCAATCAGCAGTTTATTGGTGCCTGGAACAGCAAGAACGCAGCGCAGCTTGATTCGCTTTTGGCCGATGACGTCCAGTTTGTGCAGGGCGAAACCCATTTCAAAGGCAAAGCCGAAGTATCTGATAAGTGGGTGAAAGCCACCATTGGTACCATTGCCAACCTCAAAACCTATACCGCCAGCTCCAGCGCCGACACGCAGCTTGCCTATGATGCGGGCACTTTCACGGCTGAGGTGCTACCCGAGGAGACTGGCGGCCCGGCAGGGGTAGGCGAAGGAAACTACATGCTACTCTGGAAAAAGGATGCTGCCAATAAATGGAAGCTCGGCTACGCCCAGCTCGAAGGACTACCCGTGCAAGTGAAATAG
- a CDS encoding manganese catalase family protein, protein MFYHDKKTQYKVRVEKPNPAFARMLQQAIGGIEGEMRVCLQYLFQAWNARGPVKYRDMLLDTGTEEISHIEMLATAVALNLEGAPLSVQESAIKQDGVVGAVLGGMNPRQFLSAGLGALAYDAEGVPFSGAYVVGSGNLMADMYTNVAAESTGRALATRLWEITDDPGMKDMLSFMIARDTMHQQQWLAVIEELGGAKGLPIPNSFPQSKENQEFSYAFITPNIDGTGTPEGRWTHGTSIDGNGQFSVLKAQPYGDEPKLAPPVPEGHAQTEQMTVSDTIIGNVKDAFS, encoded by the coding sequence ATGTTCTACCACGATAAGAAAACCCAGTACAAAGTACGTGTTGAGAAGCCTAACCCAGCGTTTGCGCGCATGCTACAACAAGCCATCGGCGGCATTGAAGGCGAAATGCGCGTGTGCTTGCAGTACCTGTTTCAGGCGTGGAACGCCCGCGGCCCGGTAAAGTACCGCGATATGCTGCTAGACACTGGTACGGAGGAAATCTCGCACATTGAAATGCTGGCTACAGCCGTGGCACTCAATCTGGAAGGCGCTCCGCTGAGCGTGCAGGAATCGGCTATTAAGCAAGATGGCGTAGTTGGCGCAGTATTGGGCGGCATGAACCCGCGTCAATTTCTTTCAGCTGGTCTGGGTGCCTTGGCCTACGACGCAGAAGGCGTTCCATTTAGCGGAGCCTACGTGGTAGGCAGCGGCAATCTGATGGCCGACATGTACACCAACGTGGCTGCCGAAAGCACTGGCCGTGCCCTAGCTACCCGCCTTTGGGAAATCACCGACGACCCCGGCATGAAAGACATGCTGTCCTTCATGATTGCCCGCGACACCATGCACCAGCAGCAGTGGCTGGCTGTGATTGAGGAGCTAGGCGGCGCCAAAGGCCTACCCATTCCCAACTCCTTCCCGCAAAGCAAGGAAAACCAAGAGTTCAGCTACGCCTTCATCACACCCAACATCGACGGTACTGGCACGCCCGAAGGCCGCTGGACGCATGGCACCAGCATCGACGGCAACGGCCAGTTCTCGGTACTGAAAGCCCAGCCCTACGGCGACGAGCCCAAACTGGCGCCACCCGTACCCGAGGGCCACGCCCAAACGGAGCAAATGACTGTCTCAGATACCATCATTGGTAACGTGAAAGACGCTTTCAGCTAA
- a CDS encoding DUF779 domain-containing protein, with amino-acid sequence MPSDPTPRVLITSAAEATIDLLRDEHGPLMFHQSGGCCDGSSPMCFAAGEFRVGANDVWLGRIYGCDFFMSASQFEYWKHTQLTVDVVKGRGASFSLEIPLGVRFLIRSRMFTAEEADNLTPVFDGDEYPNVAP; translated from the coding sequence ATGCCATCCGACCCTACCCCTCGCGTCCTTATTACTTCTGCTGCCGAAGCTACTATTGACCTGCTACGCGACGAGCATGGCCCACTGATGTTTCATCAGAGTGGTGGGTGTTGCGACGGTTCCTCGCCCATGTGCTTTGCAGCGGGCGAGTTTCGGGTGGGGGCCAACGATGTGTGGCTGGGGCGTATTTACGGCTGCGACTTCTTTATGAGCGCAAGTCAGTTTGAGTACTGGAAACATACCCAGCTCACCGTGGATGTAGTGAAGGGTAGGGGCGCTAGCTTCTCACTGGAAATTCCGCTGGGCGTGCGATTTTTAATTCGCTCGCGCATGTTTACAGCAGAAGAAGCCGACAACCTCACGCCAGTGTTCGATGGCGACGAATACCCAAATGTTGCACCCTGA
- a CDS encoding aldehyde dehydrogenase family protein encodes METMEKTTTLVERPTFKEHYDNFIGGKWVAPTKGQYFDNPSPIDGKAFTKVARSTKEDVELALDAAHEAFKTWKHASATTRSNMLLKIADVIEQNLEHLAAVETVENGKAIRETLNADLPLVIDHFRYFGSVIRAEEGSATELNETTLSLNINEPLGVVGQIIPWNFPLLMATWKLAPALAAGCCVVMKPAEQTPASIMVLMELIQDLLPAGVVNVVNGFGLEAGKPLASSPRIQKVSFTGETTTGRLIMQYASENIIPVTMELGGKSPNIFFKSVLDADDDFLDKAIEGAVMFALNQGEICTCPSRMLVQEDIYDEFIARVIERVKAIKLGNPLDKETMMGAQASNDQFEKILSYLEIGKDEGAEVLTGGDAYQQQDGALAEGYYIQPTVFRGHNKMRIFQEEIFGPVLSVTTFKTVDEAIELANDTLYGLGAGVWTRDAHELYQVPRAIQAGRVWVNCYHDYPAGAPFGGYKKSGFGRENHKMMLEHYRQTKNMLISYSQQKLGFF; translated from the coding sequence ATGGAAACGATGGAAAAAACCACCACGCTGGTGGAGCGCCCTACCTTCAAAGAACACTACGACAACTTCATTGGCGGCAAGTGGGTAGCGCCCACCAAAGGCCAGTATTTCGACAACCCGTCGCCCATTGATGGCAAGGCCTTTACCAAGGTGGCCCGCTCTACCAAAGAGGATGTAGAGCTGGCGCTGGATGCCGCCCACGAGGCTTTCAAAACCTGGAAACACGCGTCGGCCACCACGCGCAGCAACATGCTGCTGAAGATTGCCGACGTGATAGAGCAAAACTTGGAGCACTTGGCCGCTGTAGAAACCGTGGAAAACGGCAAAGCCATCCGCGAAACCCTCAACGCCGACCTACCCTTAGTCATCGACCACTTCCGCTACTTTGGCAGCGTGATTCGGGCTGAGGAGGGTAGCGCCACCGAGCTAAACGAAACCACGTTGTCGCTGAATATCAACGAGCCGCTGGGCGTGGTGGGACAAATCATTCCCTGGAACTTCCCGCTGCTGATGGCTACCTGGAAGCTGGCGCCCGCCCTGGCCGCCGGCTGCTGCGTGGTGATGAAACCCGCCGAGCAAACGCCCGCCAGCATTATGGTGCTCATGGAGTTGATTCAGGACCTGCTTCCGGCTGGGGTAGTAAACGTGGTGAACGGCTTCGGGCTGGAAGCCGGCAAGCCGTTGGCCTCGTCGCCGCGCATTCAGAAAGTATCGTTTACGGGCGAAACCACCACCGGCCGCCTCATCATGCAGTACGCCTCCGAGAACATCATTCCCGTAACGATGGAACTGGGCGGCAAGTCGCCGAATATCTTCTTTAAAAGCGTGCTGGATGCCGACGACGACTTCCTCGACAAAGCCATTGAAGGTGCCGTGATGTTTGCCCTGAACCAGGGCGAAATCTGCACGTGCCCCTCACGCATGCTGGTGCAGGAAGACATCTACGACGAATTCATTGCCCGCGTGATTGAGCGCGTGAAGGCCATCAAACTTGGCAACCCGCTCGATAAAGAAACCATGATGGGCGCTCAGGCCAGCAACGACCAGTTCGAAAAAATCCTGAGCTACCTGGAAATCGGGAAGGACGAAGGCGCCGAGGTGCTGACCGGTGGCGACGCCTACCAGCAGCAAGACGGCGCTCTGGCCGAGGGCTACTACATTCAGCCCACGGTGTTCCGAGGCCACAATAAGATGCGGATCTTCCAGGAGGAAATCTTTGGCCCGGTACTCTCCGTCACCACCTTCAAAACAGTAGACGAGGCCATTGAACTGGCCAACGACACACTCTATGGCCTCGGTGCCGGCGTCTGGACCCGCGACGCGCACGAGCTATACCAGGTGCCCCGCGCCATCCAGGCCGGCCGCGTGTGGGTGAACTGCTACCACGACTACCCCGCCGGCGCGCCCTTCGGCGGCTATAAAAAGTCGGGCTTTGGCCGCGAGAACCACAAGATGATGCTGGAGCACTACCGCCAAACCAAGAACATGCTCATTAGCTACAGCCAGCAGAAACTAGGGTTCTTCTAG
- a CDS encoding AraC family transcriptional regulator — MPHPTLAHPLHTREQLTTLVENRTVYSLDAFELNVFETHRVAEQVPLSMGHLVLTTMLRGKKVMHLPGRPAFDYLPGESVLVGEDQTMVIDFPEATEDAPTQCLAVAIPTDTIRHTVDLLNEEYPHAEAHLPWHLDTTEHAHLTNSPELTGTLERLVQLSRDTGRVKDVLANFTIQEMLVRLMQTQARQLLFHNYARHATSHRFAAVVQYIKQHLADKLTIDKLSNLACMSKATFFRVFRQELGITPVEYINQERLAEAKRLLRQPLTSVADVCYRVGFTSTAYFQRLFKQAEGLTPGAYRKRCL; from the coding sequence ATGCCCCACCCTACCCTAGCACACCCACTTCACACCCGCGAGCAGCTCACTACGCTGGTCGAAAACCGTACGGTATACTCGCTCGATGCCTTTGAGCTGAACGTGTTTGAAACCCACCGCGTGGCCGAGCAGGTGCCCCTGAGCATGGGCCACTTAGTACTTACCACCATGCTGCGCGGCAAAAAAGTCATGCACCTGCCCGGTCGCCCGGCCTTCGACTACCTGCCCGGCGAATCGGTGCTGGTGGGTGAAGATCAGACCATGGTCATCGACTTTCCGGAGGCCACCGAGGACGCCCCTACCCAGTGCCTAGCCGTGGCCATCCCTACTGATACCATTCGGCACACCGTAGACCTGCTGAACGAGGAATACCCGCATGCTGAGGCCCACCTACCCTGGCACCTGGATACCACCGAGCACGCTCACCTCACCAACTCACCAGAGCTGACTGGCACCCTGGAGCGCCTCGTGCAGCTCTCCCGCGACACGGGCCGCGTGAAGGACGTGCTAGCCAACTTCACCATACAAGAAATGCTGGTGCGGCTGATGCAGACCCAGGCCAGGCAGTTGCTTTTCCACAACTATGCCCGGCACGCTACCTCTCACCGCTTTGCAGCCGTAGTGCAGTATATCAAGCAGCACCTCGCCGACAAGCTCACCATCGACAAGCTCAGCAACCTGGCTTGCATGAGCAAGGCCACGTTTTTCCGGGTGTTTCGGCAGGAGCTGGGCATCACACCGGTGGAGTACATCAACCAGGAGCGCCTAGCCGAAGCCAAACGCCTGCTGCGTCAGCCCCTTACCTCGGTGGCCGATGTGTGCTACCGGGTAGGCTTTACCAGCACGGCCTACTTCCAACGGTTGTTCAAGCAGGCCGAAGGCCTCACGCCGGGTGCGTACCGCAAACGCTGCCTCTGA
- a CDS encoding MFS transporter, with protein sequence MPTSPAAVPLAVAASERPVPTTQPPIAPALVWLMAITCGLVVANLYYNQPLLVEISTAFGITEGRASLVATATQVGYTLGLLFMVPLGDKLEQKRLIILQLLGAAVCLVVVATAPTFGILLFASLLTGIFSSVPQLLMPLAAHLANDQERGRVVGKVMSGLLIGILLSRTISGYVGAHFGWRTMFWAAAATMVVLGGILLLMLPRHQPLFSGSYKDLLRSLGNLTREQPLLRRSALVGACMFAGFSAFWTTLVFFLESPAYGYHSDTAGLFGLIGASGALAAPLAGKSADKRGAQYALGAGILLFLGAYVLLALGGYYLIGLIIGVVVLDVGQQLTHISNQSQVFALVPEARSRLNTVYMTACFIGASLGSYAGGLAWTAFGWLGVCGVGLVFVGSAFLVNRFYNR encoded by the coding sequence ATGCCTACTTCACCGGCCGCTGTGCCGCTTGCTGTTGCTGCTTCCGAGCGGCCTGTTCCTACCACCCAGCCGCCCATTGCCCCGGCACTGGTATGGCTCATGGCCATTACCTGCGGACTGGTGGTGGCCAACCTCTACTACAACCAGCCACTGCTGGTTGAGATTAGTACGGCGTTTGGCATCACGGAGGGAAGAGCCAGTCTGGTGGCCACGGCTACACAAGTTGGCTACACGCTCGGTCTGCTGTTTATGGTGCCACTTGGCGACAAACTAGAACAGAAACGACTGATTATTCTGCAACTGCTGGGAGCAGCGGTCTGCCTGGTGGTGGTGGCCACGGCGCCTACCTTTGGTATACTACTGTTTGCCAGCTTACTTACTGGCATATTTTCTTCGGTGCCGCAGTTGCTGATGCCCCTGGCAGCCCACCTCGCCAACGACCAGGAGCGCGGCCGGGTAGTGGGCAAAGTAATGAGCGGCCTGCTGATTGGCATCTTGCTCTCGCGCACTATCAGTGGCTACGTAGGAGCACATTTTGGATGGCGCACCATGTTCTGGGCTGCTGCCGCTACTATGGTGGTGCTCGGCGGCATTCTGCTTCTGATGCTGCCCCGGCACCAGCCACTGTTCAGTGGCAGCTACAAAGACTTGCTTCGCTCCCTGGGCAACCTCACCCGCGAGCAGCCGCTGCTGCGCCGCTCGGCGCTGGTGGGTGCCTGCATGTTCGCCGGCTTCAGCGCGTTCTGGACTACCCTCGTCTTCTTCCTCGAAAGCCCGGCCTACGGCTACCATAGCGACACGGCCGGACTGTTTGGCCTGATTGGAGCATCGGGGGCGCTGGCGGCACCGCTGGCCGGCAAATCAGCCGATAAGCGCGGCGCACAGTATGCGCTGGGTGCTGGTATTCTGCTTTTCCTGGGGGCCTATGTGCTGTTGGCGCTGGGTGGGTACTACCTCATCGGGCTGATTATTGGGGTGGTTGTTCTCGACGTGGGGCAGCAGCTCACGCACATTTCTAATCAGTCGCAGGTGTTTGCGTTGGTGCCCGAGGCCCGCAGCCGCCTCAATACAGTATACATGACGGCCTGCTTCATTGGCGCCTCCCTGGGCTCCTACGCCGGTGGTCTGGCCTGGACGGCTTTTGGCTGGTTGGGCGTGTGCGGGGTAGGACTGGTGTTTGTGGGGTCTGCTTTCTTGGTGAATCGTTTCTACAACCGGTAG
- a CDS encoding BCCT family transporter — translation MSKVRSDTKKSFGLEVNGPVFWPSIVILVLSITLVLIFQKDAEVFFSRIQTLVTSNMGWLFILSVNIFVAYCLFLAFGRFGGIRLGGQDARPEFSTGSWFAMLFSTGMGIGLLFWSVAEPINHFQTPPLGEPGTPAAARQAMNFTFLHWGLHAWAIYALVGLALAFFTYNRQLPLTVRSAFYPFLGERIHGISGHVIDILAVIATLFGLATSLGLGVKQAAAGLHHVFPVIVNDVTTQVILIVLITGVTTASVVSGVDKGVRILSEWNVWIALLVLVAVLVLGPTVFILGSYVQNTGYYIGNFMQLSFWNEAYSDSNWQGTWTVFYWAWWVSWAPFVGIFIARVSKGRTIKEFVLAVLIVPTLLSFLWMTVFGSTALREVLAGNTAVAEAVATDVSTALFIFFEQLPFPTVLSVIGIVLVIGFFVTSSDSGSLVVVSLTSGGRPDPSVATRIFWALAGGAIAAVLLLGGGLQALQTAVIITGLPFDIILLVMCYSLYKGLNEELEEETRLRSTQQRKAYQQLVSEMLAKRVQKQEANASPPTTAPPSPPTAATL, via the coding sequence ATGAGCAAAGTAAGGAGTGACACGAAAAAATCTTTCGGGCTGGAAGTCAATGGACCGGTGTTCTGGCCGTCCATCGTGATACTTGTGCTCAGCATCACATTGGTGCTCATCTTCCAGAAGGACGCCGAGGTGTTCTTCTCGCGGATTCAGACACTAGTCACGTCCAATATGGGGTGGCTGTTCATTCTGAGCGTGAACATTTTTGTAGCGTATTGTTTGTTTCTGGCCTTCGGCCGATTTGGCGGTATTCGGCTGGGTGGCCAAGATGCTCGGCCGGAGTTCAGCACCGGGTCATGGTTTGCCATGCTTTTCAGTACGGGCATGGGCATTGGTCTGCTCTTTTGGAGCGTGGCAGAACCGATCAACCATTTTCAGACGCCCCCACTCGGAGAGCCGGGCACACCGGCGGCGGCCCGGCAGGCCATGAACTTCACGTTCCTGCACTGGGGCTTGCACGCTTGGGCCATCTACGCGCTGGTAGGGCTGGCACTGGCCTTCTTCACGTACAACCGCCAGTTGCCTCTAACGGTCCGGTCTGCCTTCTACCCTTTCCTGGGCGAGCGAATTCACGGCATCAGCGGCCACGTTATCGACATTCTGGCGGTCATTGCTACCCTTTTCGGCCTGGCCACCTCGCTAGGCCTGGGGGTGAAGCAGGCGGCAGCAGGACTACACCACGTTTTTCCGGTCATCGTCAACGACGTCACGACACAGGTTATTCTCATTGTACTGATTACGGGCGTCACTACAGCATCGGTCGTGTCGGGGGTAGACAAAGGCGTGCGCATCCTTAGCGAGTGGAACGTTTGGATTGCGCTCCTGGTGCTGGTGGCGGTGCTGGTACTGGGACCTACTGTGTTTATTCTGGGCTCCTACGTGCAGAATACCGGCTACTACATCGGGAACTTTATGCAACTATCCTTCTGGAATGAGGCGTACAGCGACAGTAACTGGCAGGGTACCTGGACAGTGTTTTACTGGGCCTGGTGGGTATCGTGGGCGCCCTTTGTAGGCATATTCATCGCGCGTGTGTCAAAGGGACGCACCATCAAGGAGTTTGTGCTGGCCGTGCTGATTGTTCCTACCCTGCTTTCGTTTTTGTGGATGACAGTGTTTGGCAGCACCGCCCTGCGCGAAGTGCTGGCCGGCAATACGGCCGTGGCCGAAGCCGTAGCCACCGACGTATCGACGGCCCTGTTCATCTTTTTCGAGCAGTTGCCTTTCCCTACAGTGCTGTCGGTGATTGGCATTGTGCTCGTTATTGGTTTTTTCGTTACCTCTTCAGATTCTGGCTCGCTGGTGGTCGTCAGCCTCACGTCAGGCGGCCGACCCGACCCCTCGGTGGCAACGCGCATCTTCTGGGCACTTGCTGGTGGGGCCATTGCGGCGGTGCTGCTGCTGGGCGGCGGCTTGCAGGCCCTGCAAACGGCGGTTATCATCACAGGCCTTCCCTTCGACATTATTCTGCTGGTGATGTGCTATAGCCTCTACAAAGGGCTGAACGAAGAGCTGGAAGAAGAAACTAGGCTGCGTAGCACACAGCAACGGAAAGCCTACCAGCAACTAGTATCGGAGATGCTGGCCAAGCGGGTTCAGAAACAGGAGGCAAACGCCTCACCACCCACAACGGCTCCTCCCTCACCACCAACTGCAGCGACGCTATGA
- a CDS encoding universal stress protein, whose protein sequence is MTTIDAMMVCLDLSDIDEKLVDFARSLCERLPVGKVYFVHNIKVAELSDDFRQWFGNLDLASEVEGNINDIIAEHFGNAVAYEVLVGEEPNTEVLLADLVKRYRIKLAVLGKKMSHKSTGSLGTKLLQVLPCSVLVFPETASVQIKKVLLPLDFSATSVHALRLSQNLASHLGLQLEILHVYRLPTQYFPLISEERAVKKAEEIVKERFAALQRKHQETAGVPYTLVRAANKSVAERIRLHLGKGNYDLLVLGLKGSNPLLSLRFGSVPKEIYNMDLSIPLWLVYSEEVIG, encoded by the coding sequence ATGACTACAATAGACGCGATGATGGTCTGCCTGGACCTAAGTGATATAGATGAAAAACTGGTGGACTTTGCCCGTTCCTTATGCGAGCGTCTACCGGTAGGCAAGGTGTATTTTGTGCACAACATTAAGGTAGCCGAGCTAAGCGACGACTTCCGGCAATGGTTTGGCAATCTGGATCTTGCCAGCGAGGTAGAAGGCAACATCAACGACATTATAGCCGAGCACTTCGGCAATGCCGTCGCGTATGAGGTACTGGTGGGCGAGGAGCCAAACACAGAGGTACTATTGGCTGATCTGGTAAAGCGCTACCGAATAAAGCTGGCTGTACTGGGCAAAAAAATGAGCCACAAGAGCACTGGCTCCCTCGGCACCAAGCTGCTCCAGGTGCTGCCTTGCAGCGTGCTTGTTTTCCCCGAAACGGCTTCGGTACAGATCAAAAAGGTGCTGCTGCCGCTGGATTTTTCGGCTACCTCGGTGCATGCCCTTCGGCTCAGCCAGAACCTGGCTAGTCATCTGGGGCTGCAGTTGGAAATACTGCACGTATACCGGCTCCCTACCCAGTATTTTCCGCTTATCTCGGAAGAAAGGGCCGTGAAGAAGGCAGAAGAAATTGTGAAAGAGCGGTTTGCCGCCTTGCAGCGCAAGCACCAGGAAACAGCTGGCGTGCCCTATACCCTGGTGCGGGCGGCCAATAAAAGTGTAGCGGAGCGCATTCGCCTGCACCTAGGCAAGGGAAACTACGACCTGCTGGTGCTGGGCCTGAAGGGAAGCAACCCCCTACTCTCTTTGCGCTTTGGCAGCGTACCGAAAGAAATCTACAACATGGACTTATCTATTCCGCTGTGGCTGGTCTACTCAGAGGAAGTGATAGGGTAG
- a CDS encoding MarC family protein, which translates to MTAAIVSFLVMLNPFALFLYLKPIMQDLSETDFRSVFLKASIISFCIYLVFLLFGDLVFQKVFNINFESFRIFGGIVLFSFAYIFIVQGKKAFIQIKGDLHDLASEIALPFMVGAGTISLTVLMSEQLQLWQGVVALVLIMVINYLIIMGLKQMRRTMRSKNFQIAFDKIMELLLRINGFFLGAIGVDMITTGISHLLLAAGRAQP; encoded by the coding sequence ATGACAGCAGCTATAGTCAGCTTCCTAGTGATGCTAAACCCGTTTGCCCTGTTTCTGTACCTAAAACCGATTATGCAAGATCTTTCAGAAACTGATTTTCGGTCGGTATTTCTGAAAGCTAGCATTATCTCGTTCTGCATCTACCTTGTTTTCCTGCTGTTCGGCGACTTGGTCTTTCAGAAAGTCTTCAACATCAATTTTGAGTCGTTTCGGATATTCGGCGGCATCGTTCTCTTTTCCTTTGCCTACATTTTTATTGTGCAGGGGAAAAAGGCGTTCATTCAGATAAAAGGAGATTTGCACGATTTGGCTTCCGAAATCGCGCTGCCTTTCATGGTGGGGGCCGGCACCATCTCACTTACCGTTCTAATGTCGGAGCAGTTGCAACTGTGGCAGGGGGTAGTGGCCCTTGTTTTAATCATGGTCATCAACTATCTGATCATCATGGGGCTAAAGCAAATGCGCCGCACCATGCGCTCCAAGAATTTTCAGATAGCCTTCGACAAGATTATGGAACTGCTGCTGCGCATCAACGGGTTTTTTCTGGGCGCCATTGGGGTAGACATGATTACCACCGGTATCAGTCACTTGCTGCTGGCAGCCGGACGAGCGCAGCCATAA
- a CDS encoding site-2 protease family protein, protein MFGVHDIPKFFLAFFLVMPIISLLHETGHVFFAWLMGAKNIKVTVGSGNVVFRWGALEVRQYYFWYGQCTFDNLRRNHRLANALIFAGGSLFNAAAAVAVVYLIELDTLEEGMLTYQFTYFSLYYVFFALLPMPYPDGNFSDGKVILDLIRNRERTVEKIYYVHWNEEKTQWEVLNYSRELVEAFADEAQALAKAHEVTQRTRPSRLLRTKDGQDIEVANYPRVPL, encoded by the coding sequence ATGTTTGGAGTACATGATATCCCGAAGTTCTTCCTGGCCTTTTTTCTGGTGATGCCGATTATTTCGTTGTTGCACGAAACCGGGCACGTGTTCTTCGCCTGGCTGATGGGGGCTAAAAACATCAAAGTTACCGTGGGTTCCGGCAATGTGGTGTTTCGCTGGGGGGCGCTGGAGGTGCGCCAATATTACTTCTGGTACGGCCAATGCACGTTCGATAATCTAAGACGCAATCATCGTCTGGCGAATGCGCTCATCTTTGCGGGCGGCTCGTTGTTCAACGCCGCGGCGGCGGTAGCCGTGGTATACCTGATCGAACTAGATACGTTGGAAGAGGGTATGCTTACCTATCAGTTTACGTATTTCTCGCTGTACTACGTCTTCTTCGCGCTGCTGCCCATGCCCTACCCCGACGGGAATTTCAGCGACGGGAAGGTTATTCTGGATCTGATTCGCAACAGAGAGCGTACGGTAGAGAAGATATACTACGTGCACTGGAATGAGGAGAAAACGCAGTGGGAGGTGCTGAACTACAGTCGCGAGCTTGTCGAGGCCTTTGCCGATGAAGCGCAAGCCCTAGCGAAGGCGCACGAGGTAACTCAGCGCACCCGCCCCAGCCGCTTGCTGCGCACCAAAGACGGCCAGGATATAGAGGTGGCCAACTACCCCCGAGTACCGTTATAA
- a CDS encoding alpha/beta fold hydrolase, whose product MKTTLHFQRYGSGPRVVLAFHGYGQGHGHWRSLVSVLGEQRVSVYAFDLFYHGQSCLSRTDAPLTKQRLGNLLADFLREQQIDSFGLLAFSMGAKFALTAAERFPDKVEQLWLLAPDGLQRQLWYTLATRPPFMRNLLGRTVLRPQRLLGFIDSLRQRRLVDAGLVRFAEWQLDSREKRLRIYRSWVGFRELTFSLKALARLLNQRPTPVTFFLGRHDQVIPHAGLQRFIASLTNARTVLLDTGHAGLIYEVAAYMRRHAEVQW is encoded by the coding sequence TTGAAAACGACACTCCATTTCCAGCGCTACGGCTCCGGGCCGCGGGTAGTGCTGGCTTTTCACGGCTATGGGCAGGGGCACGGACACTGGCGCAGCCTAGTATCGGTGCTGGGTGAGCAGCGGGTGAGCGTGTACGCGTTCGACCTGTTCTACCACGGCCAAAGCTGCCTTAGCCGCACCGATGCCCCCCTTACCAAGCAACGCCTGGGCAACCTGCTGGCTGATTTCCTCCGCGAGCAGCAAATCGACAGCTTCGGCCTGCTGGCGTTCAGTATGGGCGCTAAGTTTGCCCTCACCGCAGCCGAGCGCTTCCCCGACAAGGTAGAGCAGCTCTGGCTGCTGGCGCCCGATGGCCTGCAGCGGCAACTCTGGTACACATTGGCTACCAGGCCACCCTTCATGCGCAACTTGCTGGGCCGCACCGTGCTGCGTCCGCAGCGCCTACTGGGGTTCATCGACTCGTTGCGGCAGCGGCGCCTGGTAGACGCCGGTCTGGTGCGCTTTGCCGAGTGGCAGCTGGATAGTCGCGAGAAACGCCTGCGCATCTATCGTAGCTGGGTAGGGTTTCGCGAGCTCACGTTTTCGCTGAAAGCCCTGGCCCGCCTGCTAAACCAGCGGCCTACCCCCGTCACGTTCTTTCTGGGCCGCCACGACCAGGTGATTCCGCACGCGGGCCTGCAGCGGTTTATTGCCTCCCTCACCAACGCCCGCACCGTGCTGCTCGACACCGGCCACGCCGGGCTGATTTATGAGGTGGCCGCCTATATGCGCCGCCATGCGGAAGTGCAATGGTGA